One Magnetococcus sp. PR-3 DNA window includes the following coding sequences:
- a CDS encoding propionate--CoA ligase, with product MENREKYEAFHKRSIEDRDGFWKEQAELIHWEKPFETVLEYDKPPFANWFPDGTTNLCYNAVDRHVAERGDQNAIIWVSTEVDKETTTTYNELYRQVNEYAALLKDMGLGKGDRVLVYLPMIPEVIPVMLACVRIGAVHSVVFGGFASTALASRVDDASPKLVVTVDAGIRGGKVVPYKPLLDEALAQIEVERPKVLLINRELDPDLKMGDGDYDFATEIAKHAGAVVDPEWVESSHPSYILYTSGTTGKPKGVQRDTGGHAVSMRASMKHIYGVEPGQVMFAGSDVGWVVGHSYIVYAPLLTGATTLVYEGLPIRPDPGVWWSLVEKYKVNCLFTSPTAIRLLKKSGEEWIWKYDLTSMESMFLAGEPLDRETHRWVTSALKNSPVVDNYWQTETGWPILTNFKGMGLMETKFGSPCRPAYGYDVVLIDDLTQKPAEPNTKGSLMIRPPLPPGNLSTIWGDDERFVQTYFSRMKEPMYATFDSAVYDDDGYYYIMGRDDDVINVAGHRLGTREIEEALCSHPAVAEAAAIGIKDELRGQAISCFVVLTTGVDEPTEKDLKTHVGSELGPVARPHFVRVVTALPKTRSGKVLRRAIVAINEGRDPGDLPTIEDASALDKIKEACKS from the coding sequence ATGGAAAATCGCGAAAAGTACGAAGCGTTTCACAAGCGCTCTATCGAAGACCGCGACGGCTTTTGGAAAGAGCAAGCCGAGCTGATTCATTGGGAAAAACCGTTTGAAACGGTTTTGGAATACGACAAGCCCCCCTTTGCCAACTGGTTTCCTGATGGCACCACCAACCTGTGCTACAACGCGGTAGATCGTCATGTTGCTGAGCGTGGTGACCAGAATGCGATTATCTGGGTCTCTACAGAAGTGGATAAAGAGACCACCACCACCTATAACGAACTCTATCGTCAGGTTAATGAGTATGCCGCACTGCTGAAGGATATGGGATTGGGTAAAGGGGACCGTGTACTGGTCTACCTACCGATGATTCCTGAAGTGATTCCCGTCATGCTTGCGTGTGTGCGTATTGGGGCTGTTCACTCTGTGGTGTTTGGTGGTTTTGCCAGTACGGCCCTGGCCTCTCGTGTTGATGATGCTTCACCCAAGTTGGTGGTGACAGTTGATGCCGGTATTCGTGGTGGCAAAGTGGTCCCTTACAAGCCGCTGCTGGATGAGGCCCTTGCCCAGATTGAGGTTGAGCGTCCTAAAGTACTCCTGATTAATCGTGAGCTGGATCCCGATCTAAAAATGGGTGATGGCGACTATGATTTTGCGACGGAAATTGCCAAGCATGCGGGTGCTGTGGTTGATCCTGAGTGGGTTGAATCTTCCCATCCAAGCTATATTCTCTACACCTCCGGCACCACGGGCAAACCTAAGGGTGTGCAGCGGGATACCGGTGGCCATGCGGTCTCCATGCGTGCTTCTATGAAGCATATTTATGGTGTTGAGCCTGGTCAGGTAATGTTTGCGGGCTCGGATGTGGGCTGGGTTGTTGGTCACTCCTACATTGTGTATGCACCTCTGTTAACGGGTGCAACTACTTTGGTCTATGAGGGTCTACCCATCCGTCCAGATCCAGGTGTTTGGTGGTCACTGGTTGAGAAGTATAAGGTTAACTGCCTCTTTACCTCCCCCACAGCCATTCGTCTGCTTAAGAAGTCTGGTGAAGAGTGGATTTGGAAATATGATCTAACCAGTATGGAATCCATGTTCCTAGCGGGTGAGCCACTGGATCGTGAGACCCACCGTTGGGTCACCAGTGCTTTGAAGAATTCACCTGTGGTTGATAACTACTGGCAGACCGAGACGGGCTGGCCCATTTTGACCAACTTTAAAGGTATGGGTTTAATGGAGACCAAGTTTGGTTCTCCCTGCCGTCCTGCTTATGGTTATGATGTGGTGTTGATTGATGATCTGACCCAAAAGCCTGCGGAGCCAAACACCAAAGGCTCCTTAATGATCCGCCCCCCTCTACCTCCTGGTAACTTGAGCACCATTTGGGGTGACGATGAGCGTTTTGTACAGACCTACTTCAGCCGGATGAAGGAGCCGATGTACGCAACCTTTGATTCTGCGGTGTATGATGATGATGGTTACTATTACATCATGGGCCGTGATGACGATGTTATTAACGTTGCGGGTCACCGTTTGGGTACGCGGGAAATTGAGGAGGCACTCTGCTCACATCCTGCGGTAGCTGAAGCTGCGGCGATTGGTATTAAAGATGAGCTGCGTGGTCAGGCTATTAGCTGTTTTGTGGTTCTTACCACGGGTGTGGATGAGCCGACTGAGAAGGATCTAAAAACCCATGTGGGTAGTGAGTTGGGTCCTGTGGCCCGTCCACATTTTGTGCGTGTTGTGACGGCTCTACCGAAGACACGTTCGGGTAAAGTGTTGCGTCGTGCGATTGTGGCGATCAATGA
- the mce gene encoding methylmalonyl-CoA epimerase — MIGRLNHVAIAVADLDAAEKQYRDVLGGTLSEREDLAEHGVTTVFVRLPNTNIELLHPFGENSPIAKFLEKNPSGGMHHVCYEVEDIHAAMDKMKAEGARVLGTEPKIGAHGKPVIFLHPKDFCGTLVELEQA; from the coding sequence ATGATTGGACGCTTAAACCATGTTGCCATTGCGGTGGCGGATCTAGATGCGGCTGAAAAACAATATCGCGATGTTTTAGGGGGTACGTTGAGTGAACGGGAAGATCTTGCAGAGCATGGTGTAACCACCGTCTTTGTACGTTTACCGAACACCAATATTGAGCTGTTACACCCCTTTGGAGAGAACAGCCCTATCGCCAAGTTTTTGGAGAAAAACCCTTCAGGCGGCATGCATCATGTTTGTTATGAAGTGGAAGATATCCATGCAGCTATGGATAAAATGAAAGCAGAAGGGGCACGGGTATTGGGTACAGAGCCTAAAATTGGCGCCCATGGTAAGCCGGTCATTTTTCTGCACCCCAAAGACTTCTGCGGAACATTGGTCGAACTGGAACAGGCCTAA
- a CDS encoding acetyl/propionyl/methylcrotonyl-CoA carboxylase subunit alpha, whose protein sequence is MQKILIANRGEIACRVIKTARKMGIKTVAVYSEADTEALHVRMADEAYLIGPAASNQSYLVMDKILEVIEKSGADAVHPGYGFLSENSEFGRRLEEKGITFIGPKPYAMDAMGDKISSKKLAQDANVSTIPGHMGIIENADEAVRIAQKIGYPVMIKASAGGGGKGMRIATNDVEAAEGWQTATNEGLSYFGDGRVFIEKFIESPRHIEIQVLCDDHGNGVYLNERECSIQRRNQKVIEEAPSPFVDPAMRKAMGEQAVALAQAVDYVSAGTVEFVVGADKGFYFLEMNTRLQVEHPVTEYITGLDLVEQMIRVARGEKLSFSQDDVKLDGWSIESRVYAENPYRNFLPSVGRLVRYTPPEESAHVRVDTGVFAGGEVSLFYDPMIAKLITWGKDRGEAIEHMRDALDAYLIEGPGHNIDFLNAVLKHPRFIKGNITTAFIAEEYPDGFEGAPLTKADIQLFAIAGSYIEQTEQELLMDLGPEKAWVVSVDDEVVPLTFKEVDGEDLVAFEDGPTFEVAGVHQPGAKKVTFHIARHACTFGVEKLEEGYLITRGGRQVKVAVRTPHQHELAQLMPVKVPPDTSKMLITPMPGLVLKINVKVGDKISAGEAVCVLEAMKMENIMRTEKDVIVKTIEAEPGDAVEADSVIMTFE, encoded by the coding sequence ATGCAGAAGATTCTCATCGCCAACCGCGGCGAAATTGCCTGCCGCGTGATCAAAACCGCCCGTAAAATGGGCATTAAGACCGTGGCCGTTTACTCTGAAGCCGATACAGAAGCGCTACACGTGCGCATGGCGGATGAAGCCTATTTGATCGGCCCAGCAGCCAGTAATCAATCCTATCTGGTGATGGATAAAATCCTAGAAGTGATTGAGAAATCCGGCGCAGATGCCGTGCACCCCGGTTATGGTTTTCTTTCCGAAAACTCCGAGTTTGGCCGTCGTTTAGAAGAAAAAGGCATTACCTTTATTGGTCCAAAGCCCTATGCGATGGATGCCATGGGAGATAAGATCAGCTCTAAGAAGCTGGCTCAGGATGCCAACGTCAGCACCATTCCTGGCCATATGGGCATTATTGAAAATGCCGATGAAGCTGTACGTATTGCCCAAAAAATTGGCTATCCCGTTATGATCAAAGCCAGTGCGGGTGGCGGTGGTAAGGGTATGCGTATTGCCACCAATGATGTGGAGGCCGCAGAAGGGTGGCAAACGGCGACCAACGAAGGTCTCTCCTATTTTGGCGATGGCCGGGTGTTTATTGAGAAGTTTATTGAGAGCCCCCGTCATATTGAGATTCAGGTGCTGTGCGATGACCACGGTAATGGTGTGTACTTGAATGAGCGTGAGTGCTCTATTCAACGTCGAAACCAGAAGGTTATTGAGGAGGCCCCCTCACCTTTTGTTGATCCCGCCATGCGTAAAGCCATGGGTGAACAGGCTGTTGCCTTGGCTCAAGCTGTAGACTATGTCTCTGCCGGTACCGTTGAGTTTGTGGTGGGTGCCGACAAAGGCTTCTACTTCCTGGAGATGAACACCCGCTTGCAGGTGGAACACCCTGTTACTGAGTATATCACCGGGCTGGATCTGGTTGAGCAAATGATCCGTGTTGCTCGGGGTGAAAAACTCTCCTTTAGCCAGGATGATGTTAAGCTCGATGGCTGGTCCATTGAGAGCCGTGTTTATGCAGAAAACCCCTACCGTAACTTCCTGCCATCCGTCGGACGTTTGGTCCGTTATACACCACCGGAAGAGAGTGCCCATGTACGGGTGGATACCGGTGTCTTTGCGGGGGGGGAAGTGTCCCTGTTTTATGATCCCATGATCGCCAAGTTGATCACCTGGGGTAAAGACCGTGGTGAAGCCATTGAACATATGCGCGATGCCTTGGACGCCTACCTTATTGAGGGTCCCGGTCATAACATTGATTTCCTCAATGCCGTCCTTAAGCACCCCCGCTTCATCAAAGGCAATATCACCACCGCCTTTATTGCGGAGGAGTATCCCGATGGTTTTGAAGGGGCACCCCTGACCAAGGCGGATATTCAACTGTTTGCCATAGCGGGTAGCTACATTGAGCAGACTGAGCAAGAGCTGCTCATGGACCTGGGCCCAGAAAAAGCATGGGTTGTGTCGGTTGATGATGAGGTTGTTCCCTTAACCTTTAAAGAGGTTGATGGTGAAGATCTTGTTGCGTTTGAAGATGGCCCAACCTTTGAGGTTGCTGGTGTTCACCAACCCGGCGCCAAAAAGGTCACGTTCCATATTGCACGCCATGCCTGCACCTTTGGTGTGGAGAAGCTGGAAGAGGGGTATCTGATTACCCGCGGGGGGCGTCAGGTCAAAGTTGCTGTGCGCACCCCACATCAACATGAGCTTGCTCAGTTGATGCCGGTGAAGGTACCACCCGATACCTCCAAAATGCTCATCACCCCCATGCCCGGTTTGGTTCTTAAGATCAATGTTAAAGTTGGGGATAAGATCTCTGCTGGCGAAGCGGTTTGCGTACTTGAAGCGATGAAGATGGAAAACATCATGCGCACGGAGAAGGATGTGATCGTCAAAACCATTGAGGCTGAGCCTGGTGATGCGGTTGAGGCCGATAGTGTCATCATGACCTTTGAGTAA
- a CDS encoding acyl-CoA carboxylase subunit beta, which produces MQEIIQKLDDLRSQARLGGGQKRIDSQHARGKLTARERIEVLMDEGSFEELDMFVTHNCTDFGMEDKQISGDGVVTGHGTINGRPIFVFSQDFTVFGGSLSEANATKICKIMDMAMKVGAPVIGLNDSGGARIHEGVGSLAGYAEVFQRNVMASGVIPQISAIMGPCAGGAVYSPALTDFIAMVKDTSYMFVTGPDVVKTVTHEEVTAEDLGGAVTHSTKSGVADFAFDNDMGMLKQLRRLMGFLPSNNTEEAPIVETKDPAQRQDETLDYLVPNDATKPYDMKELIEKVVDNNDFMEVQEGYAKNIIIGFGRMEGRSVGIVANQPLVLAGCLDINSAIKAARFVRFCDCFNIPIVTFVDVPGFLPGTQQELGGIIKHGAKLLYAYAECTVPKITVITRKAYGGAYDVMASKHLRGDLNYAWPNAEIAVMGPKGASEIIFRNEIKDAEDPEAKLKEKTDEYTEKFANPFIAANKGFIDDVIMPHNTRYRVIRGLRLMQDKNVENPWKKHANMPL; this is translated from the coding sequence ATGCAGGAAATTATTCAAAAACTTGACGATCTGCGCAGCCAAGCCCGCCTTGGTGGTGGTCAGAAACGTATTGATAGCCAACACGCACGGGGTAAACTTACCGCCCGTGAACGTATTGAAGTATTGATGGACGAAGGCTCCTTTGAAGAGCTGGATATGTTTGTCACCCATAACTGTACCGACTTTGGTATGGAAGACAAACAGATCTCTGGTGACGGTGTTGTTACAGGGCATGGCACCATTAATGGTCGTCCGATCTTTGTCTTCTCTCAGGACTTCACCGTGTTCGGTGGTTCACTTTCTGAAGCCAATGCCACCAAGATTTGTAAAATCATGGATATGGCGATGAAGGTTGGCGCACCGGTCATTGGCTTGAACGATTCTGGCGGGGCACGTATTCACGAAGGTGTGGGATCTTTGGCTGGTTATGCGGAAGTGTTCCAACGGAATGTGATGGCCTCCGGCGTTATTCCACAAATTTCGGCCATTATGGGTCCTTGCGCAGGGGGTGCCGTCTACTCCCCAGCCCTGACTGACTTTATTGCCATGGTCAAAGATACCTCTTACATGTTCGTCACCGGGCCCGATGTGGTGAAAACCGTGACCCATGAAGAGGTAACCGCCGAAGATCTGGGTGGAGCCGTTACCCACTCTACCAAATCTGGTGTTGCAGACTTTGCCTTTGATAACGATATGGGCATGCTCAAGCAGTTACGCCGCCTGATGGGCTTTTTGCCCTCTAACAATACCGAAGAAGCCCCCATCGTTGAGACCAAGGATCCAGCGCAACGACAGGATGAGACCCTGGACTATCTGGTACCCAACGATGCCACCAAACCCTATGACATGAAGGAGTTGATCGAGAAGGTTGTCGATAACAACGACTTTATGGAGGTGCAGGAGGGCTATGCCAAGAACATCATCATCGGCTTTGGCCGTATGGAAGGTCGTTCTGTCGGTATTGTCGCCAACCAACCTCTGGTACTGGCCGGCTGCCTGGACATCAACTCCGCCATTAAAGCTGCGCGCTTTGTACGCTTTTGTGACTGCTTTAATATTCCCATTGTCACCTTTGTGGATGTTCCTGGCTTCCTGCCCGGTACCCAACAAGAGCTGGGCGGTATTATTAAACATGGGGCAAAACTGCTCTATGCCTATGCGGAGTGTACCGTACCCAAGATTACCGTCATTACCCGTAAAGCCTACGGTGGCGCTTATGACGTGATGGCATCTAAGCATCTACGTGGTGATCTAAATTATGCATGGCCCAATGCAGAGATTGCGGTGATGGGACCCAAGGGTGCATCGGAAATCATCTTCCGTAACGAGATCAAAGATGCAGAGGATCCAGAGGCCAAGCTGAAGGAAAAGACGGACGAGTATACCGAAAAGTTCGCCAATCCCTTCATTGCTGCCAACAAGGGCTTTATCGATGATGTCATCATGCCTCACAACACCCGATATCGGGTGATTCGGGGCCTGCGTCTGATGCAGGACAAGAATGTCGAAAATCCTTGGAAAAAACACGCCAACATGCCCCTGTAA
- the meaB gene encoding methylmalonyl Co-A mutase-associated GTPase MeaB, translating into MARHTIHEFVAGVLDGNRRMVAKAITLVESARPQDAELGRALLTRLMPHTGGALRVGISGPPGAGKSTFIEVFGLYLIEQGLKVGVLAVDPSSSRSGGSILGDKTRMAQLTGAKQAFIRPSPAGRSLGGVARRTRESQLILEAAGFDIILIETVGVGQSETLVAGMVDLFALVALPNAGDELQGMKRGIMELADVVLVNKCDGAFVDAAQQTAAGVRSALKLLHGGSIGWDPEVTTMSAFEQSGLDDVWALLSRFQTTMKESGALTHKRQEQSKAWMWDLVQDGLKQRFMAHPEVQEILTHLESDVVAGKTTAVGAAEELLDRFTKAP; encoded by the coding sequence ATGGCTCGGCATACAATCCATGAGTTCGTTGCAGGTGTGCTGGATGGCAACCGGCGTATGGTGGCCAAGGCGATTACGCTGGTAGAGAGCGCCCGCCCCCAGGATGCCGAATTAGGACGTGCCCTACTCACCCGGCTGATGCCCCATACAGGTGGGGCTTTGCGGGTGGGCATTAGTGGCCCGCCCGGTGCGGGAAAGAGCACCTTTATTGAAGTATTCGGCCTTTACCTCATTGAACAAGGGCTCAAGGTTGGGGTGTTGGCGGTTGATCCATCATCCAGCCGGAGTGGGGGTTCCATTTTGGGTGATAAAACCCGGATGGCACAGCTAACCGGGGCCAAACAGGCCTTTATTCGCCCTTCACCTGCAGGGCGTAGTTTAGGAGGGGTGGCGCGTCGTACACGGGAGTCTCAGTTAATTCTAGAGGCCGCAGGTTTTGATATCATACTCATTGAAACCGTCGGTGTAGGACAGAGTGAGACCCTCGTTGCGGGCATGGTTGACCTATTCGCTTTGGTCGCTTTACCCAATGCAGGGGATGAGCTGCAGGGGATGAAACGGGGCATCATGGAGTTGGCCGATGTGGTGTTGGTCAACAAATGTGATGGTGCTTTTGTTGATGCAGCCCAACAGACCGCTGCGGGGGTTCGCTCTGCCCTAAAGCTGTTGCATGGGGGTTCTATTGGTTGGGATCCTGAAGTCACCACCATGAGTGCCTTTGAACAGAGCGGTTTGGATGATGTGTGGGCGCTATTGTCCCGCTTTCAAACAACCATGAAAGAGTCTGGAGCCTTAACCCACAAGCGCCAAGAGCAATCAAAAGCATGGATGTGGGATCTGGTACAGGATGGTTTGAAACAGCGGTTTATGGCCCACCCTGAGGTACAAGAGATTCTTACGCATTTAGAATCTGATGTTGTAGCTGGCAAAACCACCGCGGTTGGCGCCGCTGAAGAGCTGTTGGATCGTTTTACAAAAGCACCCTAA
- the scpA gene encoding methylmalonyl-CoA mutase, translating into MADSKPTVADWQALASKSLKGKPLENLNWQSAEGIEVKSLYTAADIPGDTWQADSMPGMEPYTRGPYPTMYASRPWTIRQYAGFSTAEESNAFYKRALAAGGQGVSVAFDLATHRGYDSDHPRVVGDVGKAGVAIDSVEDMKILFDDIPLDKVSVSMTMNGAVLPILAGYVVAAREQGVSADKLSGTIQNDILKEFMVRNTYIYPPEPSMRIIGDIIGYASEHMPKFNTISISGYHIQEAGADAALELAYTLADGKAYVETAISRGLSVDDFAPRLSFFFGIGMNFYMEVAKLRAARLLWTRIMEGFSPSNPRSSMLRTHCQTSGWSLTSQDPYNNVVRTTIEAMAAVFGGTQSLHTNALDEAMALPTDFSARIARNTQLILQEETHITNVVDPWAGSYMMESLTKELADKAWEIFEEVEEKGGMVKAIAAGLPSRRIEASAAERQARIDKGLDVIVGVNKYRPPEEDPVDVLVVDNEAVRKSQLERLAKIKASRDDAKVADILGRITQAAESGEGNLLALSIEATEARATGGEITMAMEKVYGRFKDKGQATTGVYGKVWEEDETWIALRKDIDAFTEEEGRRPRLLVVKMGQDGHDRGAKVIASAFADLGFDVDLGPLFQTPEEAAQQAVENDVHVLGVSTLAGAHHTLIPALVSALKAEQAEDVLVVAGGVIPEQDYEKLKAAGVAEIFGPGTSVVDAAGRVLKAIRAARG; encoded by the coding sequence ATGGCTGACAGCAAGCCCACGGTCGCGGATTGGCAAGCACTGGCAAGTAAAAGTTTAAAGGGCAAACCCCTGGAAAACCTAAACTGGCAAAGCGCAGAAGGTATTGAGGTTAAGTCTCTTTATACCGCAGCGGACATCCCTGGTGATACGTGGCAGGCTGATAGTATGCCCGGTATGGAACCCTATACCCGGGGCCCCTACCCCACCATGTATGCCAGCCGTCCCTGGACCATCCGACAATATGCCGGTTTTTCCACTGCGGAGGAGTCCAACGCCTTTTACAAGCGCGCACTCGCTGCGGGTGGTCAAGGGGTCTCTGTGGCCTTTGATCTGGCCACACACCGTGGTTATGACTCTGACCACCCCCGTGTGGTAGGGGATGTAGGTAAAGCTGGCGTGGCCATTGACAGTGTTGAGGATATGAAAATCCTCTTTGATGATATTCCACTGGATAAAGTATCGGTCTCCATGACCATGAACGGCGCTGTTTTGCCCATTTTGGCTGGCTATGTGGTGGCAGCCCGTGAGCAAGGGGTTTCGGCAGATAAACTGAGCGGCACCATTCAGAACGATATTCTCAAAGAGTTCATGGTCCGCAATACCTATATTTACCCCCCTGAGCCCTCCATGCGCATTATTGGGGATATCATTGGTTATGCCTCAGAGCATATGCCCAAGTTTAATACCATCTCCATCTCTGGTTACCATATTCAAGAGGCTGGTGCCGATGCCGCCCTGGAGCTGGCCTATACCTTGGCGGATGGTAAAGCCTATGTGGAAACGGCCATCTCTCGAGGTTTGTCGGTCGATGACTTTGCACCTCGTCTGTCGTTCTTCTTTGGTATTGGCATGAACTTCTATATGGAGGTGGCCAAGTTACGCGCGGCCCGCCTGCTGTGGACCCGCATTATGGAAGGATTCTCCCCTTCCAACCCCCGCTCTTCCATGCTGCGCACCCATTGCCAGACCTCCGGTTGGTCGCTGACCAGTCAAGATCCGTATAATAACGTGGTTCGTACCACCATTGAGGCCATGGCCGCTGTTTTTGGGGGTACCCAGTCGCTGCATACCAATGCCCTGGATGAGGCCATGGCTCTACCCACCGACTTTTCTGCCCGTATTGCGCGGAACACCCAGCTGATTTTGCAGGAAGAGACCCACATTACCAATGTGGTTGATCCTTGGGCTGGCTCCTACATGATGGAATCTCTCACCAAAGAGCTGGCCGACAAAGCGTGGGAGATCTTTGAAGAAGTGGAAGAGAAAGGTGGCATGGTCAAAGCCATTGCCGCCGGCTTGCCCAGCCGCCGTATTGAAGCCTCTGCTGCTGAACGTCAAGCCCGTATTGATAAAGGCCTGGATGTCATTGTAGGGGTCAACAAATACCGCCCACCTGAAGAAGATCCTGTGGATGTTTTGGTGGTGGATAACGAAGCGGTGCGTAAATCACAACTGGAACGTTTGGCCAAGATCAAGGCCAGCAGAGATGACGCCAAGGTCGCGGATATTCTGGGTCGCATTACCCAAGCTGCCGAATCGGGTGAAGGCAACCTCCTGGCTCTATCCATTGAAGCAACCGAAGCCCGCGCCACCGGTGGAGAGATCACCATGGCGATGGAGAAGGTCTATGGCCGCTTTAAGGATAAAGGTCAGGCAACCACAGGGGTATATGGCAAAGTGTGGGAAGAAGATGAAACGTGGATTGCCCTGCGTAAAGATATCGATGCCTTTACGGAGGAAGAGGGCCGACGCCCCCGCCTGCTGGTGGTAAAAATGGGGCAAGATGGCCACGACCGTGGTGCCAAGGTGATTGCCAGTGCCTTTGCAGATTTAGGCTTTGATGTGGATTTAGGCCCCTTGTTCCAAACACCGGAGGAGGCAGCGCAGCAAGCGGTTGAAAACGATGTCCATGTACTGGGTGTCTCAACCCTGGCTGGTGCTCACCACACCTTAATTCCCGCTCTGGTTAGCGCATTGAAAGCAGAACAAGCGGAAGATGTTTTGGTGGTGGCCGGTGGTGTCATCCCTGAACAGGATTATGAAAAGCTTAAGGCCGCAGGCGTTGCGGAGATCTTTGGCCCTGGCACCTCTGTTGTGGATGCTGCCGGACGCGTCCTGAAAGCTATTCGCGCCGCTCGGGGTTAA
- a CDS encoding glycosyltransferase family 4 protein, producing MRLSFLCHEFPPTGGGAASALDHFTRVLATRGHQVQILTIGLGGQTQREALHDRQVIRYGVGRKNLLSPTVWELLRSYWALRFRSSKDLKAFKPDCSVAFFAFPAGHAILKQRRAITGPIAVSIRGSDIPGFSKKRWGLFQMLQPWLTHPVLRGSDRIFANGETLAGLTRAFEPDVEVMSIPNGVDTTLFHPAPGMVGAHGGPLKVLSVGQLIARKRVTQLLEGAAHVAKQGRKLEITIAGSGPLEQALKAQAAQLPEAIKVYFSGHTSREAMPQLYREHDLLVHLSGAEGVSNVALEALASGLPMIATPEALGPEFMDGEGTLVVENPTGSAIGDALLVLDGDHHKLAHMHSAARQQAESFDWNRACGLFEAQMSRMWLA from the coding sequence ATGCGTCTTTCGTTTCTTTGTCATGAATTCCCCCCAACAGGCGGTGGCGCGGCCTCTGCATTGGATCATTTTACCCGCGTTTTGGCCACAAGGGGCCACCAGGTACAGATCCTAACCATTGGGTTGGGTGGTCAAACCCAACGTGAGGCCCTGCATGATCGGCAAGTTATCCGCTATGGCGTGGGGCGCAAAAACCTGCTTTCGCCAACGGTTTGGGAGCTGCTGCGTTCCTACTGGGCATTACGTTTTCGTAGTTCAAAAGATCTTAAAGCCTTTAAGCCAGACTGCTCCGTAGCTTTTTTCGCCTTCCCCGCTGGGCATGCCATACTTAAACAGCGTCGGGCCATCACGGGCCCCATTGCAGTCTCTATCCGTGGTTCGGACATTCCTGGTTTTTCCAAAAAACGGTGGGGGCTATTCCAGATGTTACAACCCTGGCTGACCCATCCGGTGTTACGGGGTTCGGATCGAATTTTTGCCAATGGTGAGACCTTGGCCGGTTTAACCCGTGCCTTTGAACCGGATGTGGAAGTGATGAGTATTCCCAACGGTGTTGATACCACACTCTTTCATCCTGCGCCTGGCATGGTGGGGGCGCACGGGGGCCCATTAAAGGTATTATCTGTCGGGCAATTAATCGCCCGTAAACGGGTGACGCAGCTGTTGGAAGGGGCGGCCCATGTGGCTAAGCAAGGGCGCAAGTTGGAGATCACTATTGCAGGGTCAGGGCCGTTGGAGCAGGCGCTGAAAGCACAAGCGGCACAGCTGCCGGAAGCGATTAAAGTCTATTTTTCCGGGCATACCAGTCGTGAGGCCATGCCACAGCTCTATCGGGAACATGATCTGCTGGTGCATCTATCGGGGGCAGAAGGGGTCTCTAATGTAGCGCTGGAGGCTTTAGCCAGTGGCCTACCCATGATTGCCACCCCGGAAGCTTTGGGGCCAGAGTTTATGGATGGAGAGGGAACCTTGGTGGTGGAGAACCCCACTGGTTCTGCCATAGGGGATGCCCTGTTGGTGCTGGATGGTGATCATCACAAACTGGCCCACATGCATTCAGCAGCCCGTCAACAGGCCGAGAGCTTTGACTGGAACCGTGCCTGTGGTCTGTTTGAAGCACAGATGAGCCGTATGTGGTTGGCCTAA